acacacacacacacacacacacacacacacacatacaccacgaccctcgtctcgattccccctctatgttaaaacatttagtcaaatgtaaaaagatgcTGATCAGAATCTAAGCCACAATAAAGCTAGTCTTAGCTCCTTGGCTTTAATGGGAATATTTAGCCACTAATCTCCTCCTGTCTTGGACTCCCGTTTTACTGGACGCCAtgacccactcacacacacacaaacacacacacccacccccacccccccacccccccccccccccccaccccccaccccccccccaaaaaaaaaaggaagaaaaaagacGCTGAATCTACGCCTCAACAAAGCTAGTCTTAGCTCCTTGGCTTTAATGGGAATATTTTTGTCCTCGAAAATCTGTGATTTAGCACGTTTTGCTGACGTTTTTGTAATTTCTTGCTGAATGTGTGGTCGTAAAAGCTATATATATTTTGTCAAGCTGGCTAGAATTGAATTATTGTCTTGGCTGGTTTTATATATGCTTTAAATTAATCTGTGATGAGCTTCAGAAGAACGATTGTCTGAGCCACGTGACGTTAACAGGAATATTCTCGTCGtcgaaagaagaaaaaaaaagtgatttagTGTAAATGTCTTTTTGCAAAATTTAGTGTTATGTAGTCGtacaaaacaaatcaacattTTCAATTCGGCTAGGATGGAATTATTATTTGCTGCGAGTTTGTCTGTGATAAGCTTCGAATCCCCAACAATGACTGCAAAAATGAGTCATATTTCTGGTAAATATTTCGATATTGAGAGAGTGTGTTGGTAGCAAAGGAGTGTTGACACGGctttatgtagaggttacacgccgagtctcagtgattattaaaaataatggtcgaagttagcggatcatgaaaaatgcgagctttagcgagctttttcatgaccgcgaactgagaccattattttttataatcactgagacgaggtgtgtaacctctttattcctcctttcttcagttaatcaaagaaaagaggaagttttttgcgaaagtttgatcgaatcctattcactcaaccagtcaacctgcgcaggcgatcgattaatgcgcggttgtatagttccgtgcaaatcattccattaacacttcttgtcagttttcctattttggactaaaatcaagtacacagatatgctgttattctgctgtggcggcaaaggcagatattgtgtgttctatatatgttttggtatcgcttaggataatgttctttcgtcaaatgggactagcagacgaacttttgcacccgtgttccaacgttaaaaactgtatgaagttcagttttctggggaaaatagtgtatgaaaccgctttattttgtttaaattgatgagatgtgtgcatttggttgcgtgtgatctgtttattaaatgaaatattgttgaaaactgaccgtcggattgcagtctgttgtcgaagaaactgagtgaaaagaaggggaactactcttgtcgctagacaaagtatgagttacttgccttgcgggaaattgcttgtgatgaacgtttgagcacggcaaatctagattcaggaAACAaacgaactcatggattttatatgaagattcatgtgttcatgcctgtagttgttaatttaaatgcagtatgtttgtattgtttgctccagagatgtatacttcgtacgttagagcgttcggaacttttcagtcgcaaaaagtagtaccgaaacagaacaacttctcaacccattgcactatcgaggattcaggctgttgctgggtcgttatttgtttggttgctgggtcattatcgaaaaataactacccctacaagtttacagaggtaaagaagcagaggggggaataaaatatTTTTACTCGTCTTTTGTGCTGGAATCATGTTTGGATGGACTGTGAACGTTACAAGCTGTTGTTTAGTCATAGAAGACAGAAAGCTGATATATGCCGAGTGACGTCAACGGAGACTTCTTGTCTTCGGAAATCTGTTGATATGATTGGAATCATTCTGACACGAATGTTGAATTTCGGACTATGACTGCAAAATTAAGTCTTGAAGTGAAGAATGTTCACCGTTGttactcccgcagtggggcactgcggttaggaaattaaaggcccctcctgtttttggaaccgcacgagctttctagtttgctgttaggtagatttttggttcctctttcctgtcatgctctcttttttcttcatgaattcttttcttttttctgccttcttgctcattcacctgtattttttccaaaaatctcttctcttgccgcttgtctcgcgattcatgtatagtttaatctgttagtgttctgatgtaagtccagcagtagataggttaagcctattttaacatactggaaactggtaatcttccagtaggtattaatttagttttactaaagcctgctgggacacaagtaatgggttagtgcatttgtaaacaggaatcgcttgacaagtggcccccttcatcccccccttcctcgtcctgatatggctctgcgtagtcggctggacgttaagcaacaaataaacaaacaaacaaaatcaccgTTGTTACATAATGCTAGGTCTATCTCCCAACGGTGACCGTGGAAACGAGCTCGAGTATGTTTAGTAAAATTAATTTGCTGTACAATGTTGCATCCCTAACAAAGACTGAGATTTATGAACGGAGAGAAACCTACTGACCCTTGTACATTGGCAAATTATTGCAGGAAAAACTGATTGAACAATCTTGATTAATGTCTTCACTGCAATAACATTTGATATTtcatttggtttgtttgtttaacgcccagtccaccacgaagggtgatatcagggcgatgttgcgtgcgccacacacaagccagaagtcgcagcacaggcttcatgtctcacctagtcacattattcttacaccggaccaaccagtcctagcactaaccccataatgccagacgccggccggagcagccactagattgccaattttaaagtcttaggtatgacccggccggggttcgaacccacgacctcccgctcactgggcggacgccttaccactaggccaccgtgttgcggtatttCATTTGGTGCACTGTTAAATGTcctacaaaaacaaacaaatctatTATACGATTTCAGTTGATGCAATACAGAATCACAGataagtacatgtattgttattATTTTAATTGCTGCAGTGAAGAATTTCTGGCAAGTGTCTTTAATATTTCAGTTCATGCGAAATATTAAAATCCAGAATACTTACTGCTGAAATGAGTCGTATGTCGGTTTGCCTCGTTCTGTACTACTGGACAGAGGACTGACTCGTTTTAGCGATGCAAGTCATAACAAGAGATAAATCGATGAAGTCCtgtccctccttttaaagaagGGATAAATCGATGATAACGGAGGGGCAAAAACTCGTGCTTCTTTTGATGTGACGGCAAATACCGTGTGCATTGCAAAAGAGAATGGTCGGACTCCAGACAGAAGTAGCTGGTTATGATCTGTcgccctctctccccctcccccgttATCAACTCATGTGTTCCTTTCCTCCCTCCTACGCCCCCGTGTTGGTCCAGGATTATGTTTtatattctgtctgtctgtctgtttctgtctgtctctctgtgtatctatatgtccgtctttctttctctgtctctctctctctgtctctctcgctctgggCCACTGTCTTACCtataagtctctctctctctctctctctctctctctctctctctctcgctctcgctctctctcgctctctctctactgACCGtactgttgctgtgtgtgtgcaggctgGGCACGGGATGGTCGGTGCACACGAACCGCATGGCCACCTTCCAGAGGGGGGAGAACCTGTCGCTGGAAGAGCAGGAACAGATCATGCGTGTCATCAACAAGGCGGAGTACCTCGACCATGTGGAGCAGGAGAGGATCGGGTACGTCTCGTAATTTACTTGATGAtaaatgaatttaaaaacacacacaagaattgtaagttattgaaacgtttaaaacgtattttgaattttggaacgtctgcagtctgtctgtttttggtCAGTTGACTTTGGTTTCATTTGAGACATTAATGTAAATGGCTCAGCACTCATGGTGTAAACGATGTGGGTCATTATCTGAGATctgtcatttgtgtgtgtgtaataagaccatccctttaCTTGGACACATGCCAGCAATCAACGGCCTAGCTATTCTCTGTGCAAGATGGGCAGTTTTGTTTTACATCATAAGCTACGTCTCAAACCATTCAAGAATGTGTATGAACTTTGTAAAATGTGTTAGCACCATGCCATttaagtttgaaggcaatgggCCAAGGGTTCCTCGATGAAACGGCTTCAAAATCCACCTTTTGCGGCTTCTGAATTCAAAACTATGACACCTACATCGTTCGGCACTGAATCGGTGAAAAAATTGACCGTTTTGTATACAGaattgtttgttctttttactGACATGACAGTTTTTTTCCCGTTTACAAGCAGTATAGTTGTGCATTCTGGTAGTTGTGCAATATGAACATACAtgatgatcaacattgtgtgtTGATGGTTGTGCAGACGCCTGGTTGAGAAGCTGGACAACATGAAGAAGAACGCCATTGGTAACGGCACCACGCAGTGCATTCTGTGTGGCGATGAGTTTGGTCTACTGGGCGCCTCACCAACATACTGTGATGACTGCAAGAAggtgagctgtgtgtgtgtgtgtgtgtgtgtgtgtgtgtgtgtgtgtgtgtgtgtgtgtgtgttttgtctgcATTTTTGTGTGGGGGTGACATTGGATTGATGGGGACAACAGCGATTGTCATGACTGCGATAAGGTAATGTTTCTGCCTGCATCAGTGAGTGCCTgcatgcctgtctgtatgtcgtTTGGTCGGTCACAGTATTCGGCAAGTATGAttcttgtttctgtttctgtattTGTCTTATGCATTTTTTTTGTGGCTGAGTAGCTGTTTGGTAGTTCCTTGGTTTGTTTGTGAAACGCAGATGGGGGAGGGACGGGGTTTGGGGTGGGGCTGTGAACGCTAATGCTTGACGTCacgtcagtcacacacacacacacacacacacacacacacacacacacacacacaccacgcataccacacacacacaacacacacccacacactcactcacacacacacacacacacacacacacacacacacacacacacacacacacacacatacacacacagttccACCTTTGCGACAAAAACTTCAAAGCCATAATCTGCTGAAAATGCCGCCTGATCCAATAAATGTTTTATCCCAGTCTGACGTCGACTGCCGTGTCTTGATAACCAAATCTTCACAATAAGGCTTGTTTATTGCTGACTCAGCTTTTTGCCTAATACAGGAAGGAAGTTAGATTGATGTGTAATGGCCCATTGCCTTGTTGGGGCTGAAGGGTGCATGTGCAAATCATGACGGCAGCTGGAGTTTGATCGGAAACCGCCTGTTCGATTTTAGTGTACTGATGTGGCCtctcagagtgtgtgtgtgtgtgtgtgtgtgtgtgtgtgtgctgtgtgtgtgtgtggtgtgtgtgtggtgtgtgtgtgtgtgttgtgtgtgtgaggtgtgtgtgtgtggtgtgtgtgtgttgtgtgtgtggtgtgtgtgtgtgttgtgtgtgtgtgttgtgtgtgtgtgtggtgtggtgtgtgtgtgtgtgtgtgtatgttgtgtgtgtgtgtagtgtgtgtgtgtgtgtgtgttgtgtgtgtgtggtgggtgtgtgtgtggtgtgtgtgtgtggttgtgtccgtgtgcgtgtgtgtgtgcgtgcgtgcgtgcgagcgagcgaacgtgcgtgggtgtgtgtgtgtgtgcttgcgtgcgagcgtgtgtgtgtgtctgtatctgactgtttgtgtgtgtctgtatctgactgtttgtgtgtgtctgtctgtgtgtctgtctgacgtAGCGGGTAGGAGAGGGAAGCGTGAGATAGATTCGTAGATAGGGAAATAATGGATaatgggtgggtggggggtatCGGAAGGTTGGATTATCCCACCTACACTCAATCCCTCTATTCTGTATGTGCAAGCAGTACTTCAAACTCTCTTCTTGATGTTGTGTACAAACAgagaagccccccccccccccttccccagaGATTCCCTTGAACGGTCAGAAAACGGAGCTGCTCAGCCTCATCAGCGACGCAGTTGGCACTTCTGGAAATGCACAGTTATTCATGTACCAATGTGTTGTCATAAAATGTCAAGATTAGAAAATATACTCGTACTGTCCAAAATTATTCTTTTTCATTGAGGGCAACGGTCTGTGAAATCCTCAACGACAGTGAAATGCAATCTGCAGCAAATAATGAATACAATGTATTCGTGGTGCGTAGCAAATCGATCCTCACTGCAGCCGTATTACAGCACCGAGTGTATTTATGTCTGTGAATTCAAGACTTTCGTTAATGAGGAGCAAAGCTTTGATGCAAAAACGTGAAGAGAAATTCTTTAGACGAACGAGCTTCATTTTCTTTACAATCTTCCGCAGACGACAACGGGAGTGCATTAGCAGAATTGAAACGTTGCCGAGACGACGACGTCTCGCGTTGAGAAGCAGGAATGCATGACCAGTTCTCTCTGATTTGCTTTAATGACCGTTGGAGCCTCCAGCCGTTTACTGACTCGAGTGGCGATTGTGAGATGGAACTTGTTtatttggtggttttttttgagAGATGTTGGAAGGGTGATTGAGTGcatttttgaaacatgtatttaTTCTACAGCCTTTTGCTAGAATTGTTAAGGTCGTGCCTGGTTGTGTCAATATTGAAGATAAGCACGTGCTAATGGTGTAGCaagaaagtgtgtgtggggggggggtcgtgtgtgcgtgtgtacgtgtgtgtgtgtgtgtgcgtgcgtgtgtgtgtgtgcgtgtgtgtgtgtgcgtgtgtgtgtgtgtgcgtgcgtgtgtgtgtgtgtgtgtgtgtatgtgagtgtgtgtgtgtgtgtgtgtgtgtacgtgcgtgcgtgtgattgtgtgtgtatgtgcgtgcgtgtgattgtgtgtgtgtgggtgagtgtgtttTCTCCGTTCGTTTGGTCTCAGGAATACATCTTCGTACAGAGAGTAAAATCATGAAGATGAGTGGAAGATTGCTTTTCTATTGCTCCTTCTGGTCCAAACATAGTAACAGTCATGTTTCGTCTATCTGTCGTCTCTGCTTTGAAATCGGAGCAACAGTTTCACTTTGCTTGACCTCAAGTAGGCGATCTTCACCGTTACCATAACCAAGTTGTTTGCCAAGTTGTCATAACTGTCAGGCTTCCTGGCAACCCACAATACTGTTCTCCAAGCGGGCCCAGATTGCCACTCGCATTCTGTCGGAGACTGCAGTTCtctaaagaaaagaagaaaaaagacacacaaaaaagaattGGCTTCCTGCAATACGCCAAGATAAGGAATCACCCTTCATTGGTATAAATGTGTACGTGTCTGTTGTATATCTAAATCTTAGTTCCTCTATAGGCCTCAGTTCTTTACACCAGTTTCGTTTTGTCTATTTCAAGTTCCATATATATACTAACCTTacgttcttgtttgtttgtttgttctcttAGTTCTCTGAGCTCTCCGAATCTTCTTTTCTCTGAAACAAAAGAGAGTGTGGATGAAAAATAGCAGACCGATGAAACCTACACtgaagacaaaacaaacaagaatttCAAGTTCCATAGCTCTACCGTAATGTCTTGTGTGTTTATTATTCAGTGTAGTTCTACGATTCTCTGAGGTCCTTCTTCTTAAGTCTCCGATTTTTCTTTTCCATAAACTTACTTTAAATTTCTTGTTTGTTAATTCTTGTACATGTAATTCTCAAAGCTCTCCTGCCGCttctcctttttgactcacatgcgaagcaaaagtgagtctatgtactcacccgagtcgtccgtccgtccgtccggccggccggccgtccgtccggaaaactttaacgttggatatttcttggacactattcagtctatcagtaccaaatttggcaagatggtgtatgatgacaaggccccaaaaaacatacatagcatcttgaccttgcttcaaggtcaaggtcgcaggggccataaatgttgcctaaaaaacagctatttttcacatttttcccattttctctgaagtttttgagattcaatacctcacctatatatgatatatagggcaaagtaagaacaatcttttgataccagtttggtttaccttgcttcaaggtcaaggtcacaggagctcttcaaagttggattgtatacatattttgaagtgaccttgaccctgaactatggaagataactgtttcaaacttaaaaattatgtggggcacatgttatgctttcatcatgagacacatttggtcacatatgatcaaggtcaaggtcactttgacccttatgaaatgtgaccaaaataaggtagtgaaccactaaaagtgaccatatctcatggtagaaagagccaataagcaccattgtacttcctatgtcttgaattaacagcattgtgttgcatgaccttggatgaccttgaccttgggtcaaggtcacatgtattttggtaggaaaaatgtgtaaagcatgtgagtcgtatgggctttgcccttcttgtctcTTGATGCGAAAGAGTATGAATGAAAAATTGCAGACCGGTGGAAAAATGTCTACACTATAGACTTACCGGAATTTCTTGCTTgtttattaatattattaagTGTTGGTCTTCGATCCACCAAGGTCTTTCTTCCAAGGTGTCCGATTCTACTTTTCCATGAACTTACCTTAAATTTCTTGTTCGTTAATTCTGGTACATGATATTCTCCAAGGTCTCCAATTCTCCTTTTCTCTgaagggaaagagaaagagagagaagagagagagagagagagagagagagagagagagagagagagagagagagagagagagagagagagagagagagagagtatggatGAAAAATGGCAGACCAGTGGGAAGGGGTCTACTCTATAGACTTACCGTAATTTCTTGGTTGTTTATTATTCAGTGTAGGTCTACGATTCTCTGAGGCCCTTCTATAGACTTCCCGTAAttaattttcttgtttgtttattattcAGTGTAGGTCGCCGATTCTCCCTTTCTCAGACGCAAATGAGAGTGTAGATGAAAAATGTCAGACCGGTGGGAAGGGGTCTACTCCATCTCTCAGTCCCTCTCTGGGGAACTGTGTGTACTTGATGCATGGTGTGACGTCCCCTCGTGGCCCGCACTCACCTTTGCTTACCGGAGCTAGTCGTCGTCGTGATCTATGACTTTGTCTGGAAGAGgagatttgggggggggggggggtgctgtaATTTACGCCGATTTGTCTGTGATGATTTATGTTTTTCTGAAGactgtgtgtatgggggggtgtttgtgtgcgttcgtgtgtgtgttcgtgtgtgtgtgtgtgtgtgtgtgtgtgtgtgtgcgtgttcgtgtgtgtgtgtgtgtgtgtgtgtgttcgtgtgtgtgtgtgtgtgtgtgtgtgtgtgttcgtgtgtgtgtgtgtgtgtgtgtgtgtgttcgtgtgtgtgtgtgtgtgtgtgtgtgtgtgtgtgtgtgtgtgtgtgtgtgtgtgaggggaagagagaacacaagtcagacagagagagatggaaaaaaaggtacaaagagagaaagacagacagcaagacagatatacagggtgacccaaaaaagagtacccaaacaaaacgtcataaattgaacaaaaataaagcaatcttcataaaatttatttacacacacaagcagcctctgcatgatttgcacagaaaattttagcgttcagGAAAGTTAttctcattctacagaacatgctccaaatggcctccgcgccgattcaggcaaacttgaactcgccgcgcaaagttatcaatcacccgcacacactcctgttgcgagattccgcgaatggttgttgtgatggctcacttgagttctgcgattgtctgtgggttgttcctgtagacgttgtctttcaggaacccccaaagatagaaatctgggggatttaaatccgggggaggccatttggagcatgttctgtagaatgagcataactttcctgaaagacaagctagaacgctaacattttttgttgaaatcatgcagaggctacttgtgtgtgtaaataaattttatgaagattgctttatttttgttcaatttatgacgttttgtttgggtactcttttttgggggtcaccctgtatatacaAAAACAGGCTGTACATGCGTTGACCGTTGTTACCAGAGTCACTGCATTTGCCCCACACTTCGACCCAGTTTGTGCAGGGTGATGGTTGTCACTCTTTTATCTCCAACGATTTCCATGTCATGCGCGTGGGTCTGTCAATGTTTGTCCCTTTCTGTCATTTTCTAAATAGGGCTTCGATCTGGGTTTATTTATCTGCTGATTTATTTAGCAGAGTGTTCGTGTACCGTGTAtgtttttatttctatttttaattTAAACACACTTCATTGtaatgtgatttttttttctgttttccaGGCAGTGTGTTCAAAATGCGGAGTGGATACGTTCAACTGCAACAAGCAGCCGTTGTGGTTGTGTAAGATCTGTGCGGAAACACGAGAGGTAAGATTTACCTAGTTTACAACTCATTCTGCTTTACGAGAATACACGATGGTCGAAAATAACTCaatcaaatgtgaccctccaccacagaatcAGTCGCATGTCATCTGTTTTTGACACGCTTTGGTTTGTGTGTGACAACTTGTGTGTGAGagcgttttgttttctttgtgacACCTTTGTGCTTTGTGTTTGACAACTTTAGGTTTGTGTGTgacaacgttttgttttgtttgtgacacctttgtgctttgtgtttgacaactttaagtttgtgtgtgacaatgttttgttttgtttgtgacacCTTTGTGCTTTGTGTTTGACAACTTTAGGTCAGTGTGTgacaacgttttgttttgtttgtgacacCTTTGTGTTTGACAACTTTAGGTTTGTGTGTgacaacgttttgttttgtgtgtgacacCTTTGTGCTTTGTGTTTGACAACTTTAGGTCAGTGTGTGACaacgtttgttttgt
This DNA window, taken from Littorina saxatilis isolate snail1 unplaced genomic scaffold, US_GU_Lsax_2.0 scaffold_1784, whole genome shotgun sequence, encodes the following:
- the LOC138956736 gene encoding rab effector Noc2-like, translating into MATFQRGENLSLEEQEQIMRVINKAEYLDHVEQERIGRLVEKLDNMKKNAIGNGTTQCILCGDEFGLLGASPTYCDDCKKAVCSKCGVDTFNCNKQPLWLCKICAETRELY